One window of Pseudacidobacterium ailaaui genomic DNA carries:
- a CDS encoding ABC transporter permease, which produces MQSFLQDFRYAVRQLRKSPGFGLTVIATLASSIAITAAVFSVLYAMVVRPLPYSQPERITVLQPYSPEGYTQPASYPEYLDWRRMNHSFSALAAYNPYYNVNFEGPAGPAALQAVRASDNFFDVFGVRPVLGRTFAPGEDQDGKNDVVVLSYEIWQQFFGSQKSVIGQKVKLDGRPYTIIGVMPAGFRFPIGKINAIYIPLHLSQQQREGRGSHWLPTVGRLKPGVSLKQAQADLDQVFADLGRSYPDTKGRKVKLLEVANFFLGDTQDALRLLLCAVLALLAIGCVNVAGLLLVRGVKREREMALRSAVGADRLRIVRQMLTEALLFALCGALGGVLLAYALLRGIQMLLIAALSRGAEVELNLPVLLAALFVSILVTILASLAPALRLSRTSPGLALRSGGNTGTSRGQHRLRAGFVITQVALALALLVVSGLLLHMLGGLKNTDLGFSPDRILTAEIDLSPGRYGGRDVMTDFYNPLFEKVRAIPGVRAVGVIQVLPIQDWGWNSEIHVAGTPVPPPNVNTLAELRIVSPGYFDVFQVPLLRGRLLDAGLDTPASKPVIVVNEAFVKKFIPAGQDPIGMHLDTDEKPVIIGVVKNIRQNLTEPPLAEMDYITSQVPREESLRVLGNMTLVIRTGVPPESIIPALRRAYHEVDPALPFRTPVTMRTVIADRLIFERLENWLFGAFAALAVLLAVIGLYGLICHEVELETRDIGIRMALGASRRHVMADVYRRVGWMLSSGVIIGLVLTWSMRRYISSVVTLRLEQDLLRIMALAALLAATGLLAAIFPARRAASIEPVEALRDE; this is translated from the coding sequence GGATTACTGTGCTCCAGCCTTACTCCCCCGAGGGATATACGCAGCCGGCGTCGTATCCGGAGTATCTGGATTGGCGCAGGATGAACCACAGCTTTTCCGCCCTTGCGGCCTATAATCCGTACTACAACGTGAATTTTGAGGGCCCGGCGGGACCAGCTGCGCTACAGGCGGTGCGGGCAAGTGACAATTTCTTTGATGTCTTTGGCGTGCGTCCGGTCCTGGGCCGCACCTTTGCCCCCGGAGAAGACCAGGACGGCAAAAATGACGTTGTTGTCCTGAGTTATGAAATCTGGCAGCAGTTTTTTGGCTCACAGAAAAGCGTGATTGGCCAGAAAGTGAAGCTGGACGGGCGCCCCTACACCATCATCGGCGTCATGCCAGCCGGCTTCCGTTTTCCGATTGGAAAAATCAACGCGATTTACATCCCGCTGCATCTGTCGCAGCAGCAGCGCGAAGGACGCGGAAGCCACTGGCTGCCTACCGTGGGCCGTCTGAAGCCTGGGGTCTCTCTGAAGCAGGCCCAAGCCGACCTGGACCAGGTTTTTGCCGACCTGGGACGCTCCTACCCTGACACAAAGGGCAGAAAGGTCAAGCTATTGGAGGTCGCAAACTTCTTCCTGGGCGACACGCAGGATGCGCTGCGGCTACTCCTTTGCGCGGTGCTTGCGTTGCTCGCCATTGGTTGCGTGAATGTAGCAGGTCTGCTGCTGGTGCGCGGCGTCAAACGCGAGCGGGAGATGGCGCTGCGTTCCGCAGTGGGTGCAGACCGCCTGCGGATCGTCCGGCAGATGCTGACCGAGGCCCTGCTCTTTGCCCTCTGCGGAGCGCTCGGCGGTGTTCTGCTCGCTTATGCCCTGCTGCGCGGAATCCAGATGCTGCTGATTGCGGCTTTGTCTCGTGGCGCAGAGGTTGAGCTGAATCTGCCTGTATTGCTGGCGGCCTTGTTCGTCTCGATCCTCGTTACCATTCTGGCCTCCCTTGCCCCTGCTCTGCGCCTGTCCCGGACCTCCCCAGGGCTGGCCCTGCGATCTGGGGGAAATACCGGAACTTCCCGTGGGCAGCACCGCCTGCGGGCCGGATTTGTCATCACCCAGGTGGCCCTCGCACTGGCCCTGCTGGTGGTTTCCGGATTACTTCTCCATATGCTTGGCGGACTGAAAAATACGGACCTCGGATTCTCTCCGGACCGCATCCTCACTGCAGAAATTGACCTTTCTCCCGGAAGATACGGGGGCCGGGACGTCATGACTGATTTCTACAACCCGCTCTTTGAGAAGGTCCGCGCCATCCCCGGAGTCCGGGCCGTCGGCGTCATCCAGGTACTTCCCATCCAGGACTGGGGATGGAATTCTGAAATCCATGTTGCCGGCACGCCGGTCCCTCCGCCAAACGTAAACACGTTGGCCGAGCTGCGCATCGTGTCTCCGGGTTATTTTGACGTCTTTCAGGTCCCGCTACTGCGGGGCCGCCTGCTCGATGCTGGCCTGGACACGCCGGCATCCAAGCCAGTCATTGTCGTGAATGAAGCTTTTGTAAAAAAGTTCATCCCCGCAGGGCAGGACCCGATTGGCATGCATCTGGATACTGACGAAAAGCCAGTCATCATCGGAGTGGTGAAAAATATCCGCCAAAATCTCACCGAACCACCGCTGGCAGAAATGGACTATATCACCTCTCAGGTCCCCCGAGAGGAAAGCCTGCGTGTACTGGGAAATATGACGCTGGTCATCCGTACGGGCGTGCCTCCGGAAAGCATCATTCCCGCACTGCGCAGGGCCTATCACGAGGTAGATCCGGCACTCCCGTTCCGCACTCCTGTAACCATGCGCACCGTCATCGCTGATCGGTTGATTTTTGAGCGGCTGGAAAACTGGCTGTTTGGTGCCTTCGCCGCTCTGGCCGTTCTTCTCGCCGTCATTGGACTTTATGGCCTCATCTGCCATGAAGTTGAATTGGAGACCCGAGACATTGGCATTCGGATGGCGCTGGGGGCCAGTCGTCGCCATGTGATGGCTGACGTCTACCGTCGCGTAGGCTGGATGCTCAGCAGCGGGGTGATCATTGGTCTTGTCCTCACCTGGTCCATGCGCCGGTATATCAGCTCCGTGGTGACTCTGCGCCTGGAACAAGACCTGCTCCGGATCATGGCCCTGGCCGCTTTGCTGGCCGCAACAGGCCTTCTGGCTGCGATCTTCCCGGCTCGCCGCGCAGCTTCCATAGAACCTGTGGAAGCCCTCCGCGACGAGTAG
- the thrS gene encoding threonine--tRNA ligase: MPAGSTPLDIAKSISPRLASAAVVARIRPLHGLAASDAAASAQEAEAEAAMYSAENPQGERLVDLDAPLQEDVAIELLTEKDPEALKVLRHSAAHVLATAVLELFPETKLGHGPATDTGFFYDFYRPTPFTPEDLKKIEEKMAEVVARDEKFVREWEPREAGLARFKADNDFMKVHFIERFTKPGEQISLYRNGAFVDFCRGPHVPSTGRVKAFKVTNLAGAYWLGDEKNPQLQRVYGTAFFSKKELDEHFARLEEAARRDHRLLGKQLDLFSIQELAGAGLIFWHPKGAIIRKVMEDWMREECIRRGYDLVYTPHVMRTELWKVSGHEGFYAQNMFTPMELDDADYRLKPMNCPGHILIYKNSPKSYRDLPVRLAELGNVYRYERSGTMHGLLRVRGFTQDDAHIFCTPEQIEDEVVACIDFAQAVLKTFGFSEFKVELSTWDPKDRKSYAGSDDKWELAIRSLEKALQRKGITYKTIPGEAAFYGPKIDVKLVDVLGRLWQLSTVQFDFNLPARFELEYVGEDGERHQPVMVHRALFGSVERFFGVLIEHYAGAFPLWLAPVQVGLVPISERHVEYAKKVQLQLQNAGLRVELDARNEKMNAKIRDFTLQKVPYVLVMGDKEAEAGAVSVRTRGKGDQGQMPVDAFLTQAARLITERSTDLT, from the coding sequence ATGCCGGCCGGTTCAACGCCGCTGGACATTGCAAAAAGCATCTCACCCCGGCTCGCATCTGCCGCCGTGGTCGCACGCATCCGCCCATTGCATGGATTGGCCGCCTCCGATGCGGCCGCTTCTGCGCAGGAGGCCGAGGCTGAGGCAGCAATGTACAGCGCGGAAAACCCTCAGGGAGAGCGGCTGGTAGACCTGGACGCTCCGCTGCAGGAAGATGTGGCCATTGAACTCCTCACTGAAAAAGATCCGGAAGCACTCAAGGTGCTGCGCCACTCTGCGGCGCACGTGCTGGCGACCGCAGTACTGGAGCTGTTCCCGGAGACCAAGCTGGGACATGGTCCGGCAACCGACACAGGCTTCTTCTATGACTTTTACCGCCCGACGCCCTTTACTCCCGAAGACCTGAAGAAGATTGAAGAGAAGATGGCCGAGGTGGTGGCGCGCGATGAAAAGTTCGTCCGCGAGTGGGAGCCGCGCGAGGCAGGACTGGCCCGATTCAAGGCGGACAACGACTTCATGAAGGTCCATTTTATTGAGCGCTTCACAAAACCAGGCGAGCAGATCTCCCTTTATCGCAATGGCGCATTTGTGGACTTTTGCCGCGGGCCCCATGTCCCTTCCACCGGGCGCGTGAAAGCGTTTAAGGTCACGAACCTTGCCGGGGCCTACTGGCTGGGCGATGAAAAAAACCCACAGCTGCAGCGCGTCTATGGTACGGCTTTCTTTTCCAAAAAAGAACTGGATGAGCATTTTGCACGCCTGGAAGAAGCGGCCCGGCGCGACCATCGCCTGCTGGGCAAGCAGCTTGACCTGTTCTCGATCCAGGAACTGGCCGGTGCCGGACTCATCTTCTGGCATCCGAAGGGCGCCATCATCCGCAAGGTGATGGAAGACTGGATGCGCGAAGAATGTATCCGCCGTGGTTACGATCTGGTATACACGCCTCACGTCATGCGGACGGAATTATGGAAAGTCAGCGGCCACGAGGGGTTCTACGCGCAAAACATGTTTACTCCCATGGAGCTGGACGATGCAGACTATCGTCTGAAGCCGATGAATTGTCCCGGCCATATTTTGATCTACAAAAACTCGCCCAAAAGCTACCGCGACCTGCCGGTACGTCTGGCCGAGCTAGGAAATGTCTATCGCTACGAACGCTCCGGCACCATGCACGGCCTGCTGCGCGTACGTGGCTTTACCCAGGACGATGCGCATATCTTCTGCACGCCAGAGCAGATTGAAGATGAGGTGGTGGCCTGCATTGATTTTGCCCAGGCTGTCCTGAAGACCTTTGGCTTCAGCGAATTTAAGGTGGAGCTTTCCACCTGGGACCCGAAAGACCGTAAAAGCTATGCCGGTTCAGACGACAAGTGGGAACTGGCCATCCGGTCTCTGGAAAAAGCGCTGCAACGCAAAGGAATCACCTACAAAACCATCCCCGGTGAAGCAGCGTTTTACGGGCCAAAAATTGACGTAAAGCTGGTGGACGTTCTGGGGCGTCTGTGGCAGCTTTCGACCGTGCAGTTTGATTTTAATCTGCCTGCAAGGTTCGAGCTGGAATATGTAGGTGAGGACGGAGAGCGGCATCAGCCCGTCATGGTGCATCGTGCCTTGTTCGGCTCCGTAGAGCGTTTTTTTGGCGTCCTGATTGAGCACTATGCCGGGGCATTTCCACTGTGGCTTGCTCCCGTGCAGGTTGGCCTGGTGCCTATCAGTGAGCGGCATGTGGAGTATGCAAAAAAAGTGCAGCTACAGTTACAAAATGCCGGACTTCGAGTGGAGCTCGATGCGCGCAACGAGAAGATGAACGCCAAGATTCGGGACTTCACTCTGCAAAAAGTCCCCTACGTCCTGGTGATGGGCGACAAAGAAGCCGAGGCAGGCGCAGTAAGTGTACGTACACGCGGCAAAGGCGACCAGGGACAGATGCCAGTGGATGCATTTCTCACCCAGGCCGCCAGGCTGAT